The proteins below come from a single Synechococcus sp. MW101C3 genomic window:
- a CDS encoding 2-oxoisovalerate dehydrogenase, with product MQEILFVVEEAEDGSFRASAAAAAIHTEADTLEDLHREIRDAVVCHFDPGQAPPLIRLHHVRQELLAL from the coding sequence ATGCAGGAAATCCTTTTCGTGGTCGAGGAGGCGGAGGATGGTTCCTTTCGGGCCAGCGCAGCTGCCGCGGCGATCCACACCGAGGCCGACACGCTTGAGGACCTCCACAGGGAGATTCGCGACGCCGTCGTCTGCCACTTCGATCCCGGCCAGGCGCCACCCCTGATCCGCCTCCATCACGTGAGGCAGGAACTGCTGGCCCTGTGA